From a single Labrenzia sp. PHM005 genomic region:
- a CDS encoding proline/glycine betaine ABC transporter permease — protein sequence MEWLQEFPSLSRGSLRALRQSVDGSFKDFTRAYGDAIESAFDPIKDFLIFLEHLLINSPWPIILAVLVGIVYLMSRNVKITLGSLAALCLIGFLGMWEDTMRTIAMVTVCTLMAIVLGIPLGILMARSDRVQSMINPVLDLMQTMPSFVYLIPVVMIFGLGKVPGMIAVVIYAIPPMIRLTNLGIRLVDKDVLEAADAFGSSSWQKLSNVQLPLALPTIMAGVNQCIMMSLAMVVVAALIGVKGLGQPVLNAIANQYLTMGVMNGLAIVAIAIIFDRATQAYGKRLQKHSEVIHG from the coding sequence ATGGAGTGGCTACAAGAATTTCCCTCGCTAAGCAGGGGCAGTTTACGCGCATTGCGCCAATCGGTTGATGGGTCCTTTAAAGATTTTACGCGCGCATACGGCGATGCAATTGAAAGTGCTTTCGATCCGATCAAAGATTTCCTGATCTTTCTGGAACATTTGCTGATCAATTCACCCTGGCCAATCATCTTAGCTGTACTCGTTGGTATCGTTTACCTCATGAGCCGCAACGTTAAGATCACTCTCGGTTCTCTCGCTGCCTTGTGCCTGATCGGCTTCCTCGGAATGTGGGAAGATACCATGCGCACCATTGCCATGGTCACGGTCTGTACCTTGATGGCAATTGTGCTCGGGATTCCTCTTGGAATCTTGATGGCCCGGTCGGATCGTGTGCAGAGCATGATCAACCCGGTTCTCGACCTGATGCAAACGATGCCAAGCTTCGTTTACCTCATCCCGGTCGTTATGATTTTCGGACTTGGGAAAGTCCCGGGAATGATCGCTGTGGTGATTTATGCGATCCCGCCGATGATCCGTTTGACCAACCTTGGCATTCGCCTTGTTGATAAAGATGTTCTGGAAGCCGCCGATGCATTTGGGTCAAGCTCCTGGCAGAAATTGAGCAATGTTCAATTGCCTTTGGCTTTGCCGACGATCATGGCTGGTGTCAACCAGTGTATCATGATGTCGCTTGCAATGGTTGTTGTTGCAGCGCTGATTGGCGTGAAGGGTCTGGGTCAGCCGGTGCTGAATGCCATTGCAAACCAGTATCTGACAATGGGTGTCATGAACGGCCTGGCTATTGTTGCCATCGCCATCATCTTTGACCGGGCGACGCAAGCCTATGGCAAACGCCTTCAGAAACATTCGGAGGTGATCCATGGCTGA
- a CDS encoding glycine betaine/L-proline ABC transporter ATP-binding protein, which yields MAEATGIEIKNLYKIFGPNGKDMVQLVKDGMSKTELNEKHNHVLGLNNINISMPGGKIEVVMGLSGSGKSTLIRHINRLIDPTDGEVLYGNEDVCKMSQGELREFRRHKTAMVFQKFALLPHRTVMKNTVYGLEIQGVPMKEAEERASRWIARVGLEGFEDHYPNQLSGGMQQRVGLARALTNDADILLMDEAFSALDPLIRMDMQTVLLDLQEELHKTIVFITHDLDEALRLGDKIAILRDGAVIQQGSGQDIVLNPADAYIADFVKEVNRGRVILVDTVMDKSKTLEGGLTVESGIMLEEAAKKFAETGQGECCVINGDGKPIGVLNVQDTISAMVTPATH from the coding sequence ATGGCTGAGGCAACCGGCATTGAAATCAAGAATCTTTACAAGATCTTCGGCCCGAACGGCAAAGACATGGTGCAGCTCGTCAAGGACGGCATGTCCAAGACCGAGCTGAATGAAAAGCACAATCATGTTCTGGGGCTCAACAACATCAACATCTCCATGCCGGGTGGCAAGATCGAGGTGGTGATGGGCCTGTCCGGATCTGGGAAATCCACCTTGATCCGGCACATCAACCGGCTGATTGACCCGACAGACGGCGAAGTGCTCTACGGCAATGAAGACGTCTGCAAGATGTCTCAGGGCGAACTGAGGGAATTTCGCCGCCACAAAACGGCGATGGTGTTCCAGAAGTTTGCGCTTTTGCCGCACCGGACAGTGATGAAAAACACCGTCTACGGCCTGGAAATCCAGGGCGTACCGATGAAGGAAGCTGAAGAGCGGGCGTCCCGCTGGATTGCACGGGTGGGCCTTGAGGGCTTTGAGGATCACTATCCGAACCAGCTCTCCGGCGGTATGCAGCAGCGTGTCGGTCTGGCGCGGGCATTGACCAATGACGCCGACATCCTGCTGATGGATGAAGCGTTCTCGGCGCTTGATCCGCTGATCCGCATGGACATGCAGACCGTTCTGCTCGACCTGCAGGAAGAGCTGCACAAAACCATTGTCTTCATCACCCACGATCTGGATGAGGCGCTGCGCCTTGGCGACAAGATCGCCATCCTGCGCGATGGCGCAGTCATTCAGCAGGGGTCTGGTCAGGACATCGTCTTGAACCCGGCGGACGCCTACATCGCGGACTTCGTCAAGGAAGTGAACCGCGGCCGGGTGATCCTGGTCGATACCGTCATGGACAAGAGCAAAACGCTCGAAGGCGGTCTCACCGTCGAGAGCGGCATCATGCTGGAAGAGGCGGCCAAAAAATTCGCTGAAACCGGCCAGGGTGAATGCTGCGTGATCAATGGCGACGGCAAGCCGATCGGTGTCTTGAATGTCCAGGACACCATTAGCGCCATGGTGACTCCAGCCACGCACTAA
- a CDS encoding glyoxylate/hydroxypyruvate reductase A, which yields MKTVIPFVSEVSGMERKSWRDALPEALDGIAEVKAFDELSDEERNAAKIAIVANPDPEKVAALKNLVWVQSLWAGVERLVKELPEDGPLIVRLTDPQMAETMSEAVLAWTLYLHRSMPTYMAQQRAKLWLDHPLKTPQEVTVSVLGIGKLGQASALRLKANGFNVIGWSRTPKVIDGLKTYSGHDGLQDVLSQSDIAVLLMPLTDDTRGLFNETAFANFKSGASLINFARGPIIKTDALLGALNSGQLNHAVLDVFDEEPLPETHPFWDHPQVTVLPHISAPTITSTASKIVAQNIGQYLRTGEIPDAVDRKQGY from the coding sequence ATGAAGACGGTTATTCCCTTCGTTTCCGAAGTCAGCGGCATGGAGCGCAAGAGCTGGCGGGATGCTCTTCCAGAAGCGCTGGACGGGATTGCCGAGGTCAAGGCCTTCGACGAGCTTTCAGACGAGGAGCGAAATGCCGCCAAAATCGCGATCGTCGCCAATCCCGATCCCGAGAAGGTCGCGGCCTTGAAAAATCTCGTTTGGGTGCAAAGCCTCTGGGCCGGGGTTGAACGGCTTGTAAAAGAACTGCCAGAAGATGGCCCGCTGATAGTCAGGCTGACCGATCCGCAAATGGCAGAAACCATGTCTGAAGCGGTCCTGGCCTGGACGCTGTATCTTCACCGCAGCATGCCGACCTATATGGCCCAACAGCGCGCCAAACTCTGGCTCGATCACCCTTTAAAAACACCGCAAGAGGTTACGGTGAGCGTCCTTGGCATTGGGAAACTGGGCCAAGCATCGGCGCTGCGGCTGAAGGCCAACGGGTTTAACGTCATCGGCTGGAGCCGCACCCCCAAAGTGATTGACGGGCTTAAAACATACTCCGGCCACGATGGCCTCCAAGACGTGTTGTCGCAATCAGATATTGCCGTGCTTTTGATGCCCCTGACGGATGACACGCGCGGGTTGTTCAATGAGACAGCTTTTGCAAACTTCAAATCCGGTGCCAGTTTGATCAATTTTGCCCGCGGCCCCATCATCAAAACGGATGCACTTTTAGGCGCCCTCAACAGCGGACAGCTCAACCACGCGGTCCTGGATGTCTTTGACGAGGAACCTTTGCCAGAAACACATCCCTTTTGGGATCACCCGCAGGTGACCGTGCTTCCCCATATCTCAGCCCCCACGATCACCAGCACAGCTTCCAAGATTGTGGCTCAGAACATTGGCCAGTATTTGCGAACCGGCGAGATTCCGGACGCTGTCGACCGCAAACAAGGGTATTGA
- a CDS encoding ABC transporter substrate-binding protein codes for MKKLFVSVAATALIGMASSAMAEDCGTVTVAEMNWASAGAIAQIDKIILENGYGCNVELVTGDTMPTFTSMNEKGEPDMAPELWINAVREPLDKAVAAGSLIIGGEILNEGGVEGWWVPTAIAEEHDIYTVEAALARPDLFPGAEDDSKGGFFTCPTGWNCRITTGNLFRAYGGEEAGFELVDPGSAAGLDGSMARANERGEGWLGYYWAPTAMLGKYDMTLLDFEVPHDKAEWDKCTVVEDCPDPKKNSWVASEVFTVVTDDFAKKAGPTMDYVKGRTWDNRTAGKVLAWMTDNQATNEDGAYYFLENFEDVWTKWVSPEVAEKVKASL; via the coding sequence ATGAAAAAGTTGTTTGTCTCGGTCGCTGCGACCGCGTTAATCGGTATGGCATCTTCCGCCATGGCGGAAGACTGCGGTACGGTGACCGTCGCGGAAATGAACTGGGCGTCCGCTGGCGCGATCGCGCAGATAGATAAGATCATTCTTGAAAATGGCTATGGCTGTAACGTAGAGCTGGTGACCGGTGACACCATGCCAACCTTTACGTCGATGAATGAAAAGGGTGAGCCGGACATGGCGCCGGAGCTCTGGATTAATGCTGTTCGTGAGCCGCTCGACAAAGCTGTTGCTGCAGGGTCTCTGATCATTGGCGGTGAAATCCTCAACGAAGGCGGTGTAGAAGGTTGGTGGGTCCCGACCGCTATCGCTGAAGAACATGACATTTATACAGTTGAAGCTGCTCTCGCGCGGCCAGACCTGTTCCCAGGTGCTGAAGATGACAGCAAGGGCGGCTTCTTCACCTGCCCGACTGGCTGGAATTGCCGCATCACGACCGGCAACCTGTTCCGCGCTTATGGCGGTGAAGAAGCTGGCTTTGAATTGGTCGATCCGGGCTCTGCTGCCGGTCTCGACGGCTCCATGGCGCGTGCAAACGAACGTGGCGAAGGTTGGCTCGGCTATTATTGGGCCCCGACTGCGATGCTTGGAAAGTACGACATGACGCTGCTGGATTTTGAAGTTCCGCACGACAAAGCAGAGTGGGACAAATGCACTGTGGTCGAAGACTGCCCGGACCCGAAGAAGAACTCTTGGGTTGCGTCTGAGGTGTTCACGGTTGTCACGGACGACTTTGCCAAAAAAGCAGGCCCGACGATGGATTATGTCAAGGGTCGGACTTGGGACAACCGGACAGCCGGTAAAGTGTTGGCCTGGATGACAGACAACCAGGCAACCAACGAAGACGGTGCGTACTACTTCCTGGAAAACTTTGAAGACGTTTGGACCAAGTGGGTGAGCCCGGAAGTCGCAGAAAAGGTAAAAGCTTCTCTGTAA
- a CDS encoding N-acetyltransferase, with amino-acid sequence MNQPSVTLRAANPTFDDGLACAHYANEASEGFMQVMFGRRYEEIIANAFLQPDHDSSYQNVTFAECDNTIVGMILAYTEAQHRRSSREPQRKAAGRLRLRMRIVEVLLAPLMRLNDSIEEGDFYLHFVAVDRERRAAGIGSVLLDAFEDQARASGSTRLSLDVSVRNEVARRFYEHRGWNVESEWPNSWFMPSLSVRMARPL; translated from the coding sequence ATGAATCAACCGTCAGTGACCCTGAGAGCTGCAAATCCGACTTTTGATGACGGCCTTGCCTGTGCGCATTATGCAAACGAAGCGTCGGAGGGCTTCATGCAGGTGATGTTCGGACGCCGCTATGAAGAAATTATTGCCAACGCATTCCTGCAACCCGATCACGATAGCTCCTACCAAAACGTAACTTTTGCAGAGTGCGACAACACCATCGTGGGAATGATTTTGGCCTACACCGAAGCGCAGCATCGTCGTTCTTCCCGCGAACCTCAGAGGAAGGCTGCCGGTAGGCTGAGGCTACGAATGAGGATCGTGGAAGTGTTGTTGGCACCACTCATGCGGCTAAACGATTCCATCGAGGAAGGCGATTTCTATCTCCATTTCGTGGCCGTTGACAGGGAAAGACGTGCAGCAGGAATCGGGTCCGTATTGCTGGATGCCTTCGAAGATCAGGCTCGCGCCAGTGGGTCGACCCGACTATCGCTCGATGTGTCCGTTAGGAATGAGGTGGCGCGCCGGTTCTACGAGCATCGCGGATGGAACGTCGAGTCTGAGTGGCCGAACTCATGGTTCATGCCGTCACTGTCCGTTCGTATGGCGAGACCGTTGTGA
- a CDS encoding ATP-binding protein, with product MNAQEAQKTDGSHDASAAIGQVLSVRGSEALIGLPAPWPNDGARATVGKFMAIKAGKRELIGMIKEVSARNSGGGQNPNLKAVAKIALMGEIATDAAGTQRYKRGVSGYPSIGDPCHLITSKQLRLIYSPADARTIKIGQMNHDSRIDAHVDVDNLISKHFAILGSTGVGKSSGVAVILSEILRVRPDVRLFLLDGHNEYGSCFGEKANVIDPQSFKLPFWIFNFEELTDVIYGGRPAVAEEVEILSELIPIAKATYRGYKSASTGVSIKKVDPKQSGFTVDTPVPYLLQDLISLIDNRMGKLENRSSRMSYHRLLMRLETITNDPRYAFMFENASVGGDTMVDLLSHLFRLEPDGRPISIMQLAGLPVEVVDAVVCVLCRLAFDFGLWSDGAMPLLFVCEEAHRYASANPAVGFGPTRRALARIAKEGRKHGVFLGLVTQRPAELDPTIISQCSTMFAMRMANEHDQELLRSAVADAAVNLLDFIPSLGTGEVVGFGEGMPIPARLTFSRLDQKLLPRSVSASSSLAGEAGALLDRNFIKSVVDRWRGATKAGKGPAEGAPSARTSAPERAPAGKDISAMLSDARRQVLKR from the coding sequence GTGAACGCGCAAGAAGCACAAAAGACAGACGGCTCACACGATGCCAGTGCGGCAATCGGACAGGTTTTGTCCGTGCGCGGATCTGAAGCTCTCATTGGATTGCCAGCCCCTTGGCCCAATGATGGAGCAAGGGCAACTGTCGGTAAATTCATGGCGATCAAGGCCGGTAAGCGCGAATTGATCGGGATGATCAAGGAGGTTTCAGCCCGGAATTCCGGTGGAGGGCAAAATCCAAACCTGAAGGCGGTTGCGAAAATCGCACTAATGGGGGAGATCGCCACCGACGCTGCGGGTACGCAACGCTACAAGCGCGGCGTATCAGGTTATCCTTCGATAGGGGACCCTTGCCACTTGATCACAAGCAAACAGTTACGGCTGATTTACAGCCCGGCCGATGCTCGCACGATCAAGATTGGGCAGATGAACCATGACAGCCGGATTGACGCACATGTCGATGTTGACAATCTGATCTCGAAGCACTTCGCCATCTTGGGATCAACAGGTGTCGGAAAATCCAGCGGTGTTGCTGTTATCCTCTCCGAAATTTTGAGAGTCCGCCCCGATGTACGGCTGTTTTTGCTAGACGGGCACAATGAGTATGGCAGCTGTTTTGGCGAAAAAGCCAATGTTATCGATCCACAAAGTTTCAAGCTTCCGTTCTGGATCTTTAACTTTGAAGAATTAACCGACGTGATCTACGGCGGCCGGCCTGCAGTGGCTGAAGAAGTCGAAATCCTGTCGGAGCTCATTCCGATCGCGAAGGCGACCTATCGCGGATATAAATCGGCCTCTACTGGCGTTTCCATTAAAAAGGTTGACCCCAAACAGTCAGGTTTTACGGTCGATACGCCTGTTCCCTACCTGCTGCAGGATTTGATTTCTCTCATCGATAACCGGATGGGCAAACTTGAGAACCGGTCCTCAAGGATGAGCTACCATCGGCTGTTGATGCGCCTGGAGACGATTACCAACGACCCCCGCTACGCGTTCATGTTCGAGAACGCCAGTGTTGGCGGCGACACTATGGTTGACCTTCTCAGCCACCTGTTCCGGCTTGAGCCGGATGGGCGGCCGATCTCGATCATGCAATTGGCCGGCCTTCCGGTGGAAGTTGTGGATGCGGTCGTATGCGTCCTGTGCCGCCTTGCCTTTGATTTCGGGCTTTGGAGTGATGGCGCGATGCCGTTGCTATTTGTCTGTGAAGAGGCCCACCGCTATGCTTCGGCCAATCCAGCGGTCGGATTTGGTCCAACACGGCGCGCGCTCGCCCGGATCGCCAAGGAAGGGCGCAAACACGGTGTTTTCCTGGGGCTCGTAACACAGCGACCAGCGGAACTCGATCCGACGATCATTTCTCAATGCAGCACCATGTTCGCGATGCGCATGGCCAACGAACACGATCAGGAGCTGCTTCGCTCAGCGGTCGCGGACGCTGCAGTAAACCTCCTTGATTTCATCCCGTCACTTGGCACGGGTGAAGTCGTCGGATTTGGCGAGGGCATGCCGATCCCCGCCCGGCTGACCTTTTCCCGGCTTGACCAAAAACTGCTGCCACGGAGCGTTTCCGCTTCGTCCTCGCTTGCAGGCGAAGCCGGCGCACTGCTGGATCGTAACTTTATCAAGTCTGTCGTTGATCGCTGGCGTGGTGCGACAAAAGCGGGTAAAGGCCCTGCCGAGGGAGCACCTAGTGCGCGGACCTCAGCGCCCGAACGCGCACCAGCCGGAAAAGACATTTCAGCCATGCTGAGTGATGCTCGGCGCCAGGTCCTCAAGCGTTAG
- a CDS encoding bifunctional diguanylate cyclase/phosphodiesterase has product MTDQKRENKGSAWDPLVRVIDELPVGIAAVSKSGLVDYANPIGAAHAGFPADQDIIETDGRVFQVAQINVPMGPEVCHVRLSTDITEQRQLEDELFQRAFYDDLTGLPNRNMVERTVMSLAEMDDAAFELAIIDLDGFKQVNDHYGLSAANALLVKIVDRLSAELGTSDMLARVARDEFVLLRSPATEAGAVASDYQKYMSLLKKPFFIDGLEVLTSASIGVSVYPDHGETFEQLYSNADRAIYRIKDETKGSVRFFDPAFDDASNERMKLEQRLRLAVHDQRLCCAYQPKVDFGSGEVVGVEALLRWRDENGDIRPPGNFINMAIELGLMDEITHLVLAEIVASRGTIEAAFGANTSISINVAASQVEDPRFMAPFLENISETGIADRFMVEVTEEAFLLKSRFQTEVLPMIRETGARVSIDDFGTGYSSLSALSEITADEIKVDRSFITDIHKKPRSQSVLKAIESMAHALDMSIIVEGVETLDELNYLKGATGIQLAQGYYFAKPMLLDQFSKQTLLSGDLRAPPTPARVIPTRVSGTRSQ; this is encoded by the coding sequence ATGACCGACCAAAAACGGGAGAACAAAGGGTCCGCTTGGGACCCACTCGTTAGGGTGATCGATGAGCTGCCGGTCGGTATTGCCGCGGTCTCCAAGTCTGGCCTTGTGGATTATGCCAATCCGATCGGAGCAGCCCACGCTGGTTTTCCCGCCGATCAGGACATCATCGAAACCGATGGCCGCGTGTTTCAAGTTGCGCAGATCAATGTCCCTATGGGGCCGGAAGTCTGCCATGTGCGCCTATCAACTGACATCACGGAACAGCGTCAGTTGGAAGACGAGCTCTTCCAGCGGGCGTTTTACGACGACCTGACCGGGCTGCCAAACCGCAATATGGTTGAGAGAACCGTGATGTCGCTGGCGGAAATGGACGATGCGGCCTTCGAGCTTGCCATCATCGATCTGGATGGCTTCAAACAAGTCAACGACCATTATGGCCTCTCAGCAGCCAACGCACTCTTGGTGAAGATCGTTGACCGGTTATCCGCCGAACTTGGGACCTCCGACATGCTTGCGCGCGTGGCCAGGGACGAGTTTGTTCTGTTGCGCTCTCCGGCGACAGAGGCCGGCGCCGTTGCTTCTGATTATCAGAAGTACATGTCACTGCTGAAGAAACCGTTTTTCATTGACGGTCTTGAGGTCCTAACGTCGGCTTCGATAGGCGTCAGTGTCTACCCCGATCATGGCGAGACATTCGAACAACTTTATTCCAATGCGGACCGGGCCATTTACCGGATCAAAGACGAAACAAAAGGCAGTGTCCGTTTTTTCGACCCGGCCTTTGATGACGCCTCCAACGAGCGCATGAAACTGGAGCAAAGGCTGCGGCTCGCTGTGCACGATCAGCGCCTGTGCTGCGCATACCAGCCGAAGGTCGATTTCGGTTCCGGCGAAGTGGTTGGCGTCGAGGCTTTGCTTCGCTGGCGCGACGAGAATGGCGATATTCGCCCGCCCGGAAATTTCATTAACATGGCCATTGAATTGGGGCTCATGGACGAGATTACGCATCTCGTTTTAGCTGAGATTGTGGCCTCAAGAGGCACAATCGAGGCAGCTTTTGGCGCCAACACAAGCATTTCGATCAATGTCGCGGCCAGTCAGGTGGAAGATCCCCGGTTCATGGCGCCATTTCTTGAGAATATTTCTGAAACGGGGATTGCGGACCGCTTTATGGTCGAGGTGACCGAGGAGGCGTTTTTGCTCAAAAGCCGCTTCCAGACCGAAGTGCTGCCAATGATCCGGGAGACCGGAGCGCGCGTTTCGATCGATGACTTCGGAACAGGATATTCTTCGCTCTCTGCGCTTTCCGAGATTACGGCAGATGAGATTAAGGTCGACCGCTCGTTCATCACAGACATTCATAAAAAACCGCGCAGCCAGAGCGTTTTGAAAGCCATTGAATCGATGGCCCACGCCCTGGACATGTCGATCATTGTCGAGGGCGTCGAGACACTCGATGAACTGAATTATCTTAAAGGTGCGACCGGAATCCAGCTGGCTCAGGGGTACTATTTTGCCAAGCCAATGCTTCTGGATCAGTTCTCGAAACAGACGCTTCTTTCCGGCGACCTGCGCGCTCCCCCGACGCCTGCACGCGTAATCCCGACGCGGGTGTCCGGGACTCGGTCACAGTAA
- a CDS encoding VOC family protein → MQPCFHLAFHVTDLDNARAFYGGILGCQEGRSTETWVDFNFFGHQLSLHLGKPFETTTTGKVGAHMVPMPHLGAVLDMTAWKALAGKLTEAGLEFVIPPTIRFEGEPGEQSTMFFLDPSGNPIEIKGFASQAGVFAA, encoded by the coding sequence ATGCAACCTTGTTTTCATCTCGCCTTTCATGTGACCGATCTGGACAACGCACGTGCGTTTTACGGCGGCATCCTGGGATGCCAGGAAGGCCGCAGCACGGAGACTTGGGTCGACTTCAATTTCTTCGGCCACCAGCTATCTCTGCATCTTGGCAAACCATTTGAAACAACAACCACCGGCAAAGTTGGCGCTCATATGGTTCCCATGCCGCATTTGGGCGCAGTCCTCGACATGACCGCTTGGAAGGCCCTTGCCGGTAAACTCACCGAAGCGGGATTGGAATTCGTCATTCCGCCCACCATCCGTTTTGAGGGCGAACCTGGGGAACAAAGCACCATGTTTTTTCTGGACCCGTCAGGGAACCCGATCGAAATCAAGGGATTTGCAAGCCAAGCTGGAGTGTTTGCGGCATGA
- a CDS encoding LysR family transcriptional regulator encodes MDTRFLESLLAVVTTGSIAAAARQQGLTAAAVSQRIRVLETDLGCRLLTRSAQSAKPTQECRNMLPAAQALVRDAQRLSGHVTSDGLRGAYRLGAISTALLDFVPKVVLYFREAAPEVRLTVRPGSSQALYESLAADELDAVIGVEPPFSVPKEIRKKAMAEEPFMHITPRELPIAPQQEELPWILYDRSTWGGRLIASYLETQIGETPVLCELDSLETIAAMVEAGLGQAAVPKWAGMMTQYSGLTIVGLQTDQWFQRPIVLLQKSSSGVPSIDALLQKTLLR; translated from the coding sequence TTGGATACACGGTTTCTCGAAAGCCTGCTTGCTGTCGTCACGACCGGATCGATTGCTGCGGCTGCCCGCCAGCAGGGATTAACTGCAGCCGCCGTCAGCCAGCGGATACGTGTATTGGAAACGGATTTGGGATGCCGGCTTTTGACCCGCTCTGCCCAGTCGGCCAAGCCGACGCAGGAATGCCGGAACATGCTGCCAGCAGCGCAAGCTCTGGTCCGCGACGCGCAGCGGCTGTCTGGCCACGTCACTTCGGACGGTCTGAGAGGGGCTTATCGGCTTGGAGCAATTTCAACGGCGTTGCTCGATTTTGTGCCGAAGGTGGTCCTCTACTTCCGTGAGGCGGCGCCGGAAGTTCGGCTAACCGTGCGCCCGGGAAGTTCGCAGGCGCTTTATGAGAGCCTGGCCGCAGATGAGCTCGATGCTGTGATCGGCGTTGAGCCGCCTTTTTCTGTGCCCAAAGAAATCCGCAAGAAGGCTATGGCTGAAGAACCTTTCATGCATATTACGCCGCGCGAATTGCCGATAGCACCGCAGCAAGAAGAACTGCCCTGGATACTTTATGACCGGTCAACCTGGGGCGGGCGGTTGATCGCAAGCTATCTCGAAACACAAATTGGTGAGACTCCGGTCTTGTGCGAACTGGATTCTCTGGAGACGATTGCGGCCATGGTTGAGGCCGGATTGGGACAAGCCGCGGTTCCAAAATGGGCTGGTATGATGACTCAGTATTCCGGTTTGACCATCGTAGGCCTGCAAACTGATCAATGGTTCCAACGGCCTATCGTGTTGCTGCAAAAATCCTCGTCGGGTGTCCCTTCAATCGATGCCCTGTTGCAGAAGACACTTTTGCGATGA